Proteins from a single region of Puntigrus tetrazona isolate hp1 chromosome 2, ASM1883169v1, whole genome shotgun sequence:
- the fam110b gene encoding protein FAM110B, which produces MPTETLQADSKPAGQGGAFASAVPLRILNKGPDYFRRQTEPNPKRLSAVERLEADKAKYVKSQEVINAKQEPIKPQVLAKPPVCPVPVKRSGGMGPGLKASNNNAKSDTCATTTKRENLNLEILKNILNSSSSSEGPAKGTSHKVGARSWAPHRSSELTEPGCRSFADSLKVPPSTQGRHSPQGGNLNLSRRLLEERSCEADGERSSLHASHSSSDIRRLCNGKPLRAARSSSSSAPPLPPKPSAKALAACDNAPCSSERETLSSTATELELGSSVARRPSLHRSKSDLSDRYARAGADVERFFNYCGLDPEELESVGVESFARANSDIVSLNFRSASMISSDCEQSRHSNDDLTDEEDDAGERVPYGISAVERNARVIKWLYSIRQARESQKVSHV; this is translated from the coding sequence ATGCCCACCGAGACGCTACAGGCAGATAGCAAGCCCGCCGGTCAGGGTGGGGCCTTTGCCTCTGCTGTCCCGCTCCGCATCCTCAACAAGGGGCCCGACTACTTCCGTCGGCAGACCGAGCCTAACCCTAAGCGGTTGAGCGCCGTGGAGCGGCTCGAGGCCGACAAGGCCAAGTACGTGAAGAGCCAGGAGGTCATCAACGCTAAGCAGGAACCCATCAAGCCACAGGTACTCGCCAAGCCCCCTGTCTGCCCAGTTCCTGTCAAGAGAAGCGGCGGTATGGGACCTGGCTTGAAAGCCTCCAACAACAACGCCAAGTCGGACACCTGCGCAACCACCACCAAACGGGAGAATCTTAACCTGGAGATCCTGAAGAACATCTTGAACAGCTCTTCCTCATCCGAGGGGCCTGCAAAGGGGACGTCGCATAAAGTCGGGGCACGTAGCTGGGCGCCGCATCGCTCATCCGAGCTGACAGAACCTGGATGTCGCTCCTTTGCCGACTCGCTCAAGGTACCACCTTCCACGCAAGGTCGACACAGTCCACAGGGAGGCAACTTGAACCTGAGTCGCAGGCTGCTGGAGGAGAGATCATGCGAGGCTGACGGCGAGCGTTCATCGCTGCACGCCTCCCACAGCTCCTCAGACATTCGCCGTTTGTGCAATGGCAAGCCACTGAGAgcagcccgcagcagcagctcTTCTGCACCACCGCTGCCGCCCAAGCCTAGTGCCAAGGCCTTGGCTGCATGTGACAATGCTCCCTGTTCCTCCGAAAGAGAGACACTATCTAGCACTGCTACGGAGCTGGAGTTGGGCAGTTCTGTGGCCCGCAGGCCCTCCCTGCACCGGTCCAAGTCAGACCTGAGCGACCGCTACGCTCGGGCCGGGGCAGACGTGGAACGCTTCTTCAACTATTGTGGGCTGGATCCAGAGGAGCTGGAGAGCGTAGGTGTGGAAAGCTTTGCCCGAGCAAACTCGGACATCGTGTCACTCAACTTCCGTAGTGCCAGCATGATCAGCTCGGACTGTGAGCAGTCGAGACATAGTAACGACGACCTGACCGACGAAGAAGACGATGCTGGGGAGCGTGTTCCCTATGGTATTTCCGCCGTTGAGCGGAATGCCCGGGTCATTAAGTGGCTCTACAGCATCAGACAGGCACGAGAGTCTCAGAAAGTCTCCCATGTCTAA
- the LOC122355329 gene encoding cytochrome P450 7A1, producing the protein MILSIALIWAIVVALCCCLWLITGIRRRQPGEPPVENGWIPYLGCALQFGANPLEFLRSRQKKHGHIFTCKIAGQYVHFLCDPFSYHAVIRQGRHLDWKKFHFDASAKAFGHESMDPSQGFTTENLHQTFLKTLQGEALSPLIETMMENLQSTMLQSGILKAKASEWQNDGIFAFCYKVMFEAGYLTLFGKELDGDQSIARQQAQKALVLNALENFKEFDKIFPALIAGLPIHVFKSAYSARENLAKTMLHENLSKRANVSDLICLRMLLNDTLSTFNELSKARTHVAMLWASQANTLPATFWTLFHMIRCPAAMKAAGEEVRRTFESSYQKVDPMNSRLVLTREQLDNMPILDSIIKEAMRLSSASLNVRMAKSNFLLHLDNNESYHIRKDDVIALYPPMIHFDPEIYENPLAFKYDRYLDENGQEKTSFYRDGRRLRYYYMPFGSGVTKCPGRFFAVHEIKQFLSLLLAYFEMELLDPDVKEPPLDQSRAGLGVLQPTYDVDFRYRLKSH; encoded by the exons ATGATACTTAGCATCGCCCTCATTTGGGCTATAGTTGTTGCGCTCTGTTGTTGTCTTTGGCTTATCACAGGAATACGCAGAag ACAGCCTGGGGAGCCTCCAGTAGAAAATGGCTGGATTCCTTACCTTGGTTGTGCTCTTCAGTTTGGTGCCAATCCTTTAGAGTTTCTTCGCAGCAGACAGAAAAAACATGGtcacatttttacatgcaaGATCGCTGGGCAGTATGTCCATTTCCTTTGTGATCCGTTCTCCTACCACGCTGTTATCCGCCAAGGAAGGCACCTTGACTGGAAGAAATTTCACTTCGATGCCTCTGCAAAg GCATTTGGTCATGAGAGCATGGATCCCAGTCAAGGTTTCACCACCGAGAACCTGCATCAGACCTTCCTGAAGACCCTACAAGGGGAGGCCTTGTCTCCTCTCATTGAGACCATGATGGAAAACCTACAGAGCACCATGCTGCAGTCAGGCATCCTGAAGGCCAAAGCCTCCGAATGGCAGAACGATGGTATTTTTGCCTTCTGTTACAAGGTCATGTTTGAAGCAGGCTACCTGACCCTCTTTGGAAAGGAACTGGACGGAGACCAGAGCATTGCACGTCAGCAGGCCCAAAAAGCTCTGGTGCTCAATGCATTGGAGAACTTCAAAGAGTTTGATAAGATCTTCCCTGCTCTGATCGCTGGTCTCCCCATTCATGTTTTCAAAAGCGCCTACAGCGCTCGCGAAAATCTCGCCAAGACAATGCTCCACGAGAACCTCAGCAAGCGTGCAAATGTGTCTGACCTCATATGCTTACGCATGCTCTTGAATGACACATTATCTACCTTCAACGAGCTCAGCAAAGCCAGGACCCATGTGGCCATGCTGTGGGCTTCACAAGCCAACACTTTGCCTGCAACCTTCTGGACCCTGTTCCATATGATCAG GTGCCCTGCGGCTATGAAAGCTGCTGGCGAGGAGGTGAGGCGAACATTTGAAAGCTCTTACCAGAAAGTCGATCCCATGAATTCTCGACTTGTACTAACAAGGGAACAGTTGGACAACATGCCAATTCTAG ACAGTATCATTAAAGAGGCTATGAGGCTGTCCAGCGCGTCCCTGAATGTGAGGATGGCCAAAAGCAATTTTCTTCTTCACCTGGACAACAACGAGTCTTATCACATCCGCAAAGACGATGTAATAGCTCTGTACCCTCCGATGATTCACTTTGATCCTGAGATCTATGAAAATCCTCTG GCATTTAAGTATGATAGATACCTTGACGAGAATGGACAGGAGAAGACCAGCTTTTACCGAGACGGGCGAAGACTTCGTTACTACTACATGCCGTTCGGCTCTGGGGTGACCAAGTGTCCTGGACGCTTCTTTGCTGTGCACGAGATCAAGCAGTTCCTGTCTCTGCTGCTAGCGTACTTTGAAATGGAGCTTTTAGACCCTGATGTGAAAGAACCGCCTCTGGACCAGTCTCGAGCCGGACTGGGTGTTTTGCAGCCCACCTATGATGTTGACTTCCGATACAGGCTCAAATCCCACTAG